One Streptomyces mobaraensis NBRC 13819 = DSM 40847 DNA segment encodes these proteins:
- a CDS encoding condensation domain-containing protein, whose protein sequence is MGFRRAQRAGGPGAGRRESARFRPDGPSAPRDRPLPLSAGQLFEWVFDKLVDGDLSHQPTIVRLRGPLNTAALRMAYARLVRRHECLRTRFPVIDGEPVQVIEDIGKAAGGPLPLIDLRHLPEALRAREIARIREETLSTPVPFDKRPPVRVALIRAAPEEHLFLVGIPHITADLWSATLLNDELMAHYRAGAEGTPSRAPTPVAQYADFAQWQRAWWNRDRTEREAGRWRARLDGLSAVELPLDRPRPAGRRRDCFLIGDTFDAELSDRLRALARTADVTLYVVLLAAFHWLVGRMSGAGRLVTTSLVAARHGSAVQGMTGPFSDYLALVGDLSGDPDFLESLRRVRDECLTAHDHQRLPFSQVLEVMDPGRELHPHPLEQLGFNLHNIPPAVMDFSGDVVVSAVNPEGDDGESGDGEYVPWTADLTFDVYDYGTGHMPFDVILDRRLADPATAREWAGHYRSVLRAVVADPGVRLSALGTLLSLPRPPSATSFGGREIDVRRVERELAGRDGITAALVAVAPRRLATGLRVRELVAYCAVEGTPRPNAAHDIRGRLRERLPDGWVPTVFVERPPEEIRKALAARAAGGERAEPLPPPEDCVPLPEEGRPPSDPSERRLAALWAEILGAPPKSVTEPFFRVGVTDKDALRFLARVAEDFGVTVPFADFLSAPNLRMVKDNLAEKRRV, encoded by the coding sequence GTGGGTTTCCGTCGAGCGCAGAGGGCCGGTGGGCCGGGAGCGGGCCGGCGGGAGAGCGCCCGGTTCAGGCCGGACGGGCCGTCGGCGCCGCGGGACCGTCCGTTACCCCTGTCCGCCGGGCAGTTGTTCGAGTGGGTGTTTGACAAGCTCGTCGACGGAGATCTGAGCCACCAGCCGACGATCGTGCGGCTCCGCGGCCCGCTGAACACCGCCGCCCTGCGGATGGCCTACGCCCGGCTGGTGCGGCGCCACGAGTGCCTGCGCACCCGCTTCCCCGTGATCGACGGGGAGCCCGTGCAGGTGATCGAGGACATCGGGAAAGCAGCGGGGGGCCCGCTGCCGCTCATCGATCTGCGCCACCTCCCGGAGGCGCTTCGCGCGCGCGAGATCGCGAGGATCCGCGAGGAGACGCTGTCCACGCCGGTCCCCTTCGACAAGCGGCCGCCCGTCCGCGTGGCGCTGATCCGGGCGGCGCCCGAGGAGCACCTCTTCCTCGTCGGCATCCCGCACATCACCGCGGACCTGTGGTCCGCGACCCTGCTCAACGACGAGCTCATGGCGCACTACAGGGCGGGGGCCGAGGGGACTCCCTCCCGGGCCCCCACCCCCGTCGCGCAGTACGCCGACTTCGCGCAGTGGCAGCGCGCGTGGTGGAACCGGGACCGCACCGAGCGGGAGGCCGGACGGTGGCGGGCGCGGCTGGACGGGCTGTCCGCCGTGGAACTGCCCCTGGACCGGCCCCGCCCCGCGGGCCGCCGGCGGGACTGCTTCCTGATCGGGGACACCTTCGACGCCGAACTGAGCGACCGGCTGCGCGCCTTGGCACGCACCGCCGACGTCACGCTGTACGTGGTGCTGCTGGCGGCGTTCCACTGGCTGGTGGGGCGGATGTCGGGCGCCGGCCGGCTGGTGACCACCTCGCTCGTGGCCGCCCGGCACGGCAGCGCGGTACAGGGGATGACCGGCCCGTTCTCGGACTACCTGGCCCTGGTCGGGGACCTGTCGGGCGATCCGGACTTCCTGGAGTCCCTGCGCCGCGTACGCGACGAGTGCCTGACCGCCCACGACCACCAGCGGCTTCCGTTCTCACAGGTCCTCGAAGTCATGGACCCCGGACGCGAGTTGCACCCCCATCCGCTGGAGCAGCTCGGGTTCAACCTCCACAACATCCCTCCCGCGGTCATGGACTTCTCCGGCGACGTCGTCGTCTCGGCGGTGAACCCGGAGGGGGACGACGGGGAGAGCGGCGACGGGGAGTACGTGCCCTGGACCGCCGACCTGACCTTCGACGTCTACGACTACGGCACCGGCCATATGCCGTTCGACGTGATACTCGACCGGCGGCTGGCCGATCCGGCGACGGCCCGGGAGTGGGCCGGGCACTACCGGTCGGTGCTCCGTGCGGTCGTCGCCGACCCCGGCGTGCGCCTGTCCGCCCTCGGCACCCTGCTGTCCCTGCCGCGACCGCCGTCCGCCACGTCCTTCGGCGGCCGGGAGATCGACGTCCGGCGCGTCGAACGCGAGTTGGCGGGGCGCGACGGGATCACCGCCGCCCTGGTCGCGGTGGCGCCCCGGCGCCTGGCCACCGGGCTGCGCGTACGGGAACTGGTCGCCTACTGCGCCGTCGAGGGCACGCCGCGTCCGAACGCGGCCCACGACATCCGCGGCCGCCTGCGGGAGCGCCTGCCCGACGGCTGGGTGCCGACCGTGTTCGTCGAGCGCCCGCCGGAGGAGATCCGGAAGGCCCTGGCCGCCCGGGCGGCGGGCGGCGAACGGGCGGAGCCGCTGCCGCCGCCCGAGGACTGCGTCCCGCTTCCCGAGGAGGGCCGGCCCCCCTCGGACCCGTCCGAGCGGCGGCTGGCCGCGCTCTGGGCCGAGATCCTGGGCGCCCCGCCGAAGAGCGTGACCGAGCCCTTCTTCCGCGTCGGCGTCACCGATAAGGACGCCCTCCGCTTCCTGGCCCGCGTGGCGGAGGACTTCGGCGTCACCGTGCCCTTCGCCGACTTCCTCAGCGCTCCCAACCTGCGTATGGTGAAGGACAATTTGGCTGAGAAACGGAGGGTGTAA
- a CDS encoding phosphatidylserine decarboxylase: protein MAQDLNDWIEDEVVPYEEKPLEWISQYHFFRDPARAAYVDHTYFFSPADGAIVYQKVVDPQESIIDIKGKPYSLAAALRDESFGHRCLVIGIFMTFFDVHINRMPYGGRLSFALKEPIGTFNLPMLAMEQDLLERLRVNPAHARYLHLNERMVNRVDAPRLRGPYWMLQIADYDVDSITPFCRRQGMFRSQGRRFSQIRYGSQVDLVIPLAADRKYVPVEAVGRHVKAGLDPLVKIRWR from the coding sequence ATGGCACAGGACCTGAACGACTGGATCGAGGACGAGGTCGTCCCTTACGAGGAGAAGCCTCTCGAATGGATCTCCCAGTACCACTTCTTCCGCGACCCGGCGCGAGCCGCCTATGTCGATCACACCTACTTCTTCTCACCGGCCGATGGCGCGATCGTCTACCAGAAAGTAGTGGATCCCCAGGAGTCGATCATCGACATCAAGGGGAAGCCGTACTCGCTGGCCGCCGCGCTCCGTGACGAATCGTTCGGTCACCGGTGCCTGGTGATCGGCATCTTCATGACCTTCTTCGACGTGCACATCAACCGGATGCCTTACGGCGGCCGTCTCTCCTTCGCGCTCAAGGAGCCCATCGGGACGTTCAACCTCCCCATGCTGGCCATGGAGCAGGACCTGCTCGAACGGCTCCGGGTCAATCCGGCTCACGCGAGGTATCTGCACCTGAACGAGCGGATGGTCAACCGGGTCGACGCGCCGCGGCTCCGGGGCCCGTACTGGATGCTCCAGATCGCCGACTACGACGTCGACTCCATCACCCCGTTCTGCAGACGGCAGGGAATGTTCCGCTCCCAGGGGCGCCGCTTCTCCCAGATCCGCTACGGATCGCAGGTCGACCTGGTGATCCCGCTGGCGGCCGACCGCAAGTACGTCCCCGTGGAGGCCGTCGGCCGGCACGTGAAGGCGGGGCTCGACCCGCTCGTCAAGATCCGGTGGCGTTGA
- a CDS encoding ArsR/SmtB family transcription factor, with product MPVPLYQAKAEFFRMLGHPVRIRVLELLQDGPMPVRDLLAAIEIEPSALSQQLAVLRRSGIVTSTRTGSTVVYELAGGDVAELMSAARRILTEMLNGQHELLEELREAEVSAR from the coding sequence GTGCCGGTTCCGCTGTATCAGGCGAAGGCCGAGTTCTTCCGGATGCTGGGGCACCCGGTCCGCATCCGCGTACTGGAGCTGCTGCAGGACGGGCCGATGCCGGTGCGTGATCTGCTGGCGGCGATCGAGATCGAGCCCTCGGCGCTGTCCCAGCAGCTGGCGGTGTTGCGCCGCTCGGGCATCGTGACCTCCACCCGCACGGGTTCCACGGTCGTCTACGAGCTGGCCGGTGGCGACGTGGCGGAGCTGATGTCCGCCGCGCGCCGCATCCTGACCGAGATGCTCAATGGGCAGCACGAGCTGCTGGAGGAGCTGAGGGAAGCCGAGGTCAGTGCCCGGTGA
- a CDS encoding zinc ribbon domain-containing protein YjdM: MTENLPPCPECSSAYTYEMGALLVCPECGHEWPPATAESADNPEDGAIRDAVGNVLADGDTVTVVKSLKVKGHPTGIKAGTKVRNIRLVEGVAGHDIDCKIDGFGAMQLKSSVVKKA, from the coding sequence GTGACCGAGAACCTTCCGCCGTGCCCCGAATGCTCCAGCGCGTACACCTATGAGATGGGTGCGCTCCTGGTCTGCCCCGAATGCGGCCACGAGTGGCCGCCCGCGACCGCCGAGTCCGCGGACAACCCCGAAGACGGCGCGATCAGGGACGCGGTCGGCAACGTACTCGCCGACGGCGACACCGTCACAGTGGTCAAGAGCCTGAAGGTCAAGGGCCACCCGACCGGCATCAAGGCCGGCACCAAGGTGCGCAACATCCGCCTCGTGGAGGGTGTGGCCGGCCACGACATCGACTGCAAGATCGACGGGTTCGGCGCCATGCAGCTCAAGTCCAGCGTGGTCAAGAAGGCCTGA